From the genome of Papaver somniferum cultivar HN1 chromosome 2, ASM357369v1, whole genome shotgun sequence, one region includes:
- the LOC113350618 gene encoding F-box protein SKIP23-like has translation MEVDWSKLPPYLVELVASKLTLDTDYIKFRSVCPKWRSLLSPSSPHLPPWLMLTFCTDPQLPTRRQFYFNGGGGASKCDFQNRLKLPEEDCKWGRCVGSSNGLIVLLSGKNSDILLFNPITRTQVFLPKFKIFPKVSCIRKIVLSKEGGDCIALASISKRFELGYCKKGNKAWSVIKEARGYGYDIIYFKGLFYGVNIIGWLAICDVNGGSAVVTVIKPSISVLYWDKDDLFHKFYLVDSFGELLLVARYLSVVNDPKFKNSDVIKTSKFRVFRLDTSAASSSSSSSSYAKWVEVYDLGERMLFVGGGSSALCLAATEVSGCEGNCIYFVSEYNDSPWNPDTGVFNLANSRIQPLKFPNSEWRCTPTAVWVKPYPC, from the coding sequence ATGGAGGTCGATTGGTCTAAACTTCCACCTTATTTAGTTGAATTAGTAGCATCAAAGCTAACCCTAGATACTGATTACATCAAATTTCGTTCGGTATGTCCAAAATGGAGATCTCTATTGTCTCCTTCATCTCCTCATTTACCACCATGGTTGATGCTTACTTTTTGTACTGATCCTCAACTTCCTACTCGTCGCCAGTTTTACTTCAATGGTGGAGGTGGTGCTTCTAAATGTGATTTTCAAAACCGGTTGAAATTACCTGAAGAAGATTGTAAATGGGGTCGTTGTGTTGGGTCTTCCAATGGTTTGATTGTTCTTCTTTCAGGTAAAAATTCAGACATTCTTCTCTTTAACCCTATTACTAGAACTCAAGTCTTTCTTCCAAAGTTTAAAATTTTCCCAAAAGTGTCATGTATTCGGAAAATAGTGTTGTCCAAAGAAGGGGGTGATTGCATTGCTTTAGCAAGTATTAGTAAACGATTTGAATTAGGCTACTGTAAGAAAGGAAACAAAGCATGGTCAGTTATTAAGGAAGCTAGAGGTTATGGGTATGATATTATCTATTTTAAAGGTTTATTTTATGGTGTTAACATCATTGGATGGTTGGCTATTTGTGATGTTAATGGGGGTTCAGCAGTAGTTACCGTAATCAAACCATCTATATCGGTGCTGTATTGGGATAAAGATGACCTATTTCACAAGTTTTATCTAGTGGATTCATTTGGTGAATTGTTGTTGGTTGCTCGTTATCTTAGTGTTGTGAATGATCCCAAGTTTAAGAATAGTGATGTTATCAAGACGAGTAAATTTCGGGTTTTTAGATTAGATACGTCTGCAGCCTCGTCTTCGTCATCATCATCGAGCTATGCAAAATGGGTTGAAGTGTACGATTTAGGTGAGCGGATGCTGTTTGTGGGTGGGGGAAGCTCTGCATTGTGTTTAGCAGCGACTGAGGTTTCCGGTTGTGAAGggaattgcatatattttgttaGTGAATATAATGATAGTCCTTGGAATCCTGATACAGGTGTTTTTAATTTAGCCAATTCTAGGATTCAGCCATTAAAGTTTCCTAACAGTGAATGGCGCTGTACTCCTACTGCTGTTTGGGTTAAGCCTTACCCGTGTTAA
- the LOC113352940 gene encoding putative F-box protein At5g55150 — MDVNWSELQPELVQLIANKLTSYIDYIRFRSVCVNWHSTLSPTHRYLPYQFPWLMLPYTGNCCRFFNLSANKVYQLNLPLPKAPVPSRCCGSSHGWLVFQVENNPSIFLFNPLTSIQIQLPPLTAFPNVLDFDVNKVGKEYLFRDSPTNDPYRCSAVDILDSFIKKVVFSSSPTSDEYIVLVIMNETGQLVYCKKGFESWKMIDGAQGYSQDVIFYKGLFYAVTKRGAIAICDVTGESPVVTIITTPPLRRPLPSRTILVDYDRYYSDELLYLVDVLGELLLVARYFELVVDTEPNMSVYKTVGFFKLISPVIFDLNCFIP; from the coding sequence ATGGATGTGAATTGGTCGGAACTTCAACCTGAATTGGTACAACTTATTGCTAATAAGCTAACCAGCTATATTGATTACATTAGATTTCGTTCAGTCTGTGTAAATTGGCACTCAACTTTATCACCTACTCATCGTTACTTACCTTACCAATTTCCATGGCTAATGCTTCCTTATACTGGAAATTGTTGCCGTTTCTTTAATCTCTCGGCAAACAAGGTCTACCAATTGAACTTACCACTACCAAAGGCTCCAGTTCCGAGCCGTTGTTGTGGTTCTTCACATGGCTGGCTTGTTTTTCAGGTAGAAAATAACCCAAGCATATTTCTTTTTAATCCGCTCACAAGCATtcaaatccagcttcctccattAACAGCATTCCCAAATGTATTGGATTTTGATGTTAATAAAGTTGGTAAAGAGTATCTTTTTCGAGATTCGCCTACAAATGATCCATACAGATGTAGTGCTGTTgatattcttgattcttttattaagaaagtagttttttcttcgtCTCCTACTTCAGATGAGTACATTGTTCTAGTAATCATGAATGAAACAGGCCAACTGGTTTATTGTAAGAAAGGATTTGAATCATGGAAAATGATTGATGGTGCCCAAGGCTACTCTCAGGATGTTATATTCTACAAAGGACTATTCTATGCTGTAACCAAGAGAGGGGCTATTGCAATTTGTGATGTCACTGGTGAATCTCCAGTGGTGACAATCATTACAACACCGCCGCTACGAAGACCATTACCAAGTCGAACAATACTTGTAGATTATGATCGTTATTATTCTGATGAATTACTTTATTTGGTGGATGTGCTTGGTGAGCTGTTGCTGGTTGCGAGGTATTTTGAACTTGTAGTGGATACTGAGCCGAATATGTCAGTTTACAAAACAGTTGGTTTCTTTAAGTTAATAAGTCctgtaatatttgacttgaactgtttcattccctaa